From a region of the Euwallacea similis isolate ESF13 chromosome 3, ESF131.1, whole genome shotgun sequence genome:
- the Rhp gene encoding rhophilin-1 isoform X1 — translation MVDEKVSEERTSVEAGEQCETAEDEVGEDLPRKPFVRGSDPRVATCRGKLQNRRSKLNQEINKELRLRAGAENLFKATTNKKLKETVALELSFVNSNLQLLKEQLAELNSSVELYQSDSTNAVMPMIPLGLKETKEIDFREPFKDFILEHYSEDANNYEDAIADFMDTRQAMRTPLRDSTGIGLLFRYYNQLYYVERRFFPPDRSLGIYFEWFDSLTGVPSCQRTVAFEKACVLFNMGAIYTQIGAKQDRSTAKGLDSAVDNFLRAAGTFRYIHENFTNAPSMDLGPEILEMLVQLMLAQARECLLEKLQLQSEENRSIDICLDLAQEAAELAECYAHVHELISHDSVHDYAPYSWISLTQVKREFYTSLAHCHVASGVLHKDAGKMSSTTKDTLQFLHVQSDSTQLDIRNPKDANERRLLGRAHLREALVLQEECQRQHRMCRELKGKHALAAVLRQSHKKALQGYTSTDTEDDFSDMLDPPKVQPATKFQLSLTPPDFAQFRVNDLFRGLGPIAIFSAKRHWSAPRLVQLHRGRTIDGFGFSVRGDAPVIVAIVEPGSLAEFGGVKEGDFIVSIGDKDVKWASHEELVSLIKNAGDSLSLKLVTPMDRNYLKTTKSNQSKGSVSTHSSSSGVSSGMSSPSGSMAQHNHNNSKRLMHWNPFKRNHSASREGKDFFENVILR, via the exons gGCTCCGACCCCCGCGTAGCCACCTGCAGAGGCAAACTCCAAAATCGACGCTCCAAACTAAATCAGGAGATCAACAAGGAGCTGCGCCTCAGAGCGGGTGCAGAGAATCTCTTCAAGGCGACCACTAACAAAAAACTCAAGGAAACTGTGGCTTTGGAGTTGAGTTTCGTCAACTCAAACCTGCAGTTGCTCAAGGAACAGTTGGCAGAGCTAAATTCCTCAGTGGAGCTGTACCAAAGCGACAG CACCAATGCGGTCATGCCGATGATCCCCTTAGGACTCAAAGAAACGAAGGAAATCGACTTTAGGGAACCCTTTAAGGACTTTATTTTGGAGCATTATAGTGAGGATGCTAATAACTACGAGGATGCCATAGCCGATTTCATGGACACGAGGCAGGCGATGAGGACGCCGTTAAGGGACTCTACAGGAATAG GACTTCTTTTCCGATATTACAACCAATTGTACTATGTAGAAAGAAGGTTTTTCCCTCCCGACCGATCTCTaggaatttattttgaatggtTTGATTCTCTCACCG GTGTTCCTTCGTGCCAAAGAACCGTGGCCTTCGAAAAGGCCTGCGTCCTTTTCAACATGGGTGCCATTTACACACAAATCGGGGCCAAACAGGATCGTTCAACGGCCAAAGGCCTCGATTCTGCAGTCGACAATTTCTTGAGAGCCGCAGGCacatttag GTATATCCACGAAAATTTCACCAACGCTCCTTCCATGGACTTGGGACCTGAGATTCTGGAGATGCTAGTTCAGCTCATGCTG GCTCAAGCGCGAGAGTGTCTTTTGGAAAAGCTGCAGTTGCAATCTGAAGAAAATAGGTCCATTGACATTTGCTTGGATTTGGCACAGGAGGCTGCAGAATTGGCTGAATGTTACGCGCATGTTCACGAACTGATTTCGCATGACTCAGTACATGATTATGCTCCCTACAG TTGGATATCTCTCACGCAAGTCAAAAGAGAATTTTACACGAGCCTGGCACACTGCCACGTGGCATCAGGGGTACTGCACAAAGACGCAGGAAAAATGTCCAGCACCACCAAAGACACTTTACAATTCCTGCACGTGCAAAGCGATTCCACGCAACTGGACATCAGAAACCCCAAAGACGCAAACGAAAGAAGACTGCTGG GTAGGGCTCACCTTCGGGAAGCCCTAGTCCTCCAAGAAGAGTGCCAAAGGCAGCATCGAATGTGCAGGGAGTTAAAGGGCAAACACGCTCTTGCTGCTGTATTAAGGCAATCCCACAAAAAGGCCCTACAAGGGTATACGTCTACAGATACTGAGGATGACTTTAGTGATATGTTGGATCCTCCTAAAGTACAAC CTGCAACGAAGTTCCAACTGTCCTTAACTCCTCCGGATTTTGCGCAGTTTAGAGTGAACGACTTATTTAGGGGCCTGGGGCCTATAGCTATATTCTCGGCAAAACGTCACTGGTCTGCTCCCAGGCTGGTCCAGCTGCATAGAGGAAGAACTATTGATGGTTTTGGATTTTCTGTGCGTGGAGACGCTCCAGTTATCGTCGCAATTGTTGAACCTGGATCTTTAGCTGAG tTTGGAGGTGTGAAAGAAGGGGATTTTATTGTGAGTATCGGGGACAAGGACGTGAAATGGGCCAGCCACGAAGAGCTAGTCTCCTTGATTAAGAATGCCGGCGACTCTTTAAGCCTCAAGCTGGTAACTCCCATGGATAGAAACTATTTAAAG ACTACAAAATCCAATCAATCTAAGGGGTCCGTGTCCACGCATAGCAGCTCCAGTGGCGTCTCCAGCGGAATGTCCAGTCCTTCCGGGTCAATGGCGCAACACAACCACAATAACAGTAAAAGGCTGATGCACTGGAACCCGTTCAAACGGAACCATTCTGCAAGTAGAGAAGGGAAGGACTTCTTCGAGAATGTTATACTCAGATAA
- the Rhp gene encoding rhophilin-1 isoform X2, giving the protein MNKFCTFGKRDKVLAYKEHEKGGDMVILPDITIPQGSDPRVATCRGKLQNRRSKLNQEINKELRLRAGAENLFKATTNKKLKETVALELSFVNSNLQLLKEQLAELNSSVELYQSDSTNAVMPMIPLGLKETKEIDFREPFKDFILEHYSEDANNYEDAIADFMDTRQAMRTPLRDSTGIGLLFRYYNQLYYVERRFFPPDRSLGIYFEWFDSLTGVPSCQRTVAFEKACVLFNMGAIYTQIGAKQDRSTAKGLDSAVDNFLRAAGTFRYIHENFTNAPSMDLGPEILEMLVQLMLAQARECLLEKLQLQSEENRSIDICLDLAQEAAELAECYAHVHELISHDSVHDYAPYSWISLTQVKREFYTSLAHCHVASGVLHKDAGKMSSTTKDTLQFLHVQSDSTQLDIRNPKDANERRLLGRAHLREALVLQEECQRQHRMCRELKGKHALAAVLRQSHKKALQGYTSTDTEDDFSDMLDPPKVQPATKFQLSLTPPDFAQFRVNDLFRGLGPIAIFSAKRHWSAPRLVQLHRGRTIDGFGFSVRGDAPVIVAIVEPGSLAEFGGVKEGDFIVSIGDKDVKWASHEELVSLIKNAGDSLSLKLVTPMDRNYLKTTKSNQSKGSVSTHSSSSGVSSGMSSPSGSMAQHNHNNSKRLMHWNPFKRNHSASREGKDFFENVILR; this is encoded by the exons gGCTCCGACCCCCGCGTAGCCACCTGCAGAGGCAAACTCCAAAATCGACGCTCCAAACTAAATCAGGAGATCAACAAGGAGCTGCGCCTCAGAGCGGGTGCAGAGAATCTCTTCAAGGCGACCACTAACAAAAAACTCAAGGAAACTGTGGCTTTGGAGTTGAGTTTCGTCAACTCAAACCTGCAGTTGCTCAAGGAACAGTTGGCAGAGCTAAATTCCTCAGTGGAGCTGTACCAAAGCGACAG CACCAATGCGGTCATGCCGATGATCCCCTTAGGACTCAAAGAAACGAAGGAAATCGACTTTAGGGAACCCTTTAAGGACTTTATTTTGGAGCATTATAGTGAGGATGCTAATAACTACGAGGATGCCATAGCCGATTTCATGGACACGAGGCAGGCGATGAGGACGCCGTTAAGGGACTCTACAGGAATAG GACTTCTTTTCCGATATTACAACCAATTGTACTATGTAGAAAGAAGGTTTTTCCCTCCCGACCGATCTCTaggaatttattttgaatggtTTGATTCTCTCACCG GTGTTCCTTCGTGCCAAAGAACCGTGGCCTTCGAAAAGGCCTGCGTCCTTTTCAACATGGGTGCCATTTACACACAAATCGGGGCCAAACAGGATCGTTCAACGGCCAAAGGCCTCGATTCTGCAGTCGACAATTTCTTGAGAGCCGCAGGCacatttag GTATATCCACGAAAATTTCACCAACGCTCCTTCCATGGACTTGGGACCTGAGATTCTGGAGATGCTAGTTCAGCTCATGCTG GCTCAAGCGCGAGAGTGTCTTTTGGAAAAGCTGCAGTTGCAATCTGAAGAAAATAGGTCCATTGACATTTGCTTGGATTTGGCACAGGAGGCTGCAGAATTGGCTGAATGTTACGCGCATGTTCACGAACTGATTTCGCATGACTCAGTACATGATTATGCTCCCTACAG TTGGATATCTCTCACGCAAGTCAAAAGAGAATTTTACACGAGCCTGGCACACTGCCACGTGGCATCAGGGGTACTGCACAAAGACGCAGGAAAAATGTCCAGCACCACCAAAGACACTTTACAATTCCTGCACGTGCAAAGCGATTCCACGCAACTGGACATCAGAAACCCCAAAGACGCAAACGAAAGAAGACTGCTGG GTAGGGCTCACCTTCGGGAAGCCCTAGTCCTCCAAGAAGAGTGCCAAAGGCAGCATCGAATGTGCAGGGAGTTAAAGGGCAAACACGCTCTTGCTGCTGTATTAAGGCAATCCCACAAAAAGGCCCTACAAGGGTATACGTCTACAGATACTGAGGATGACTTTAGTGATATGTTGGATCCTCCTAAAGTACAAC CTGCAACGAAGTTCCAACTGTCCTTAACTCCTCCGGATTTTGCGCAGTTTAGAGTGAACGACTTATTTAGGGGCCTGGGGCCTATAGCTATATTCTCGGCAAAACGTCACTGGTCTGCTCCCAGGCTGGTCCAGCTGCATAGAGGAAGAACTATTGATGGTTTTGGATTTTCTGTGCGTGGAGACGCTCCAGTTATCGTCGCAATTGTTGAACCTGGATCTTTAGCTGAG tTTGGAGGTGTGAAAGAAGGGGATTTTATTGTGAGTATCGGGGACAAGGACGTGAAATGGGCCAGCCACGAAGAGCTAGTCTCCTTGATTAAGAATGCCGGCGACTCTTTAAGCCTCAAGCTGGTAACTCCCATGGATAGAAACTATTTAAAG ACTACAAAATCCAATCAATCTAAGGGGTCCGTGTCCACGCATAGCAGCTCCAGTGGCGTCTCCAGCGGAATGTCCAGTCCTTCCGGGTCAATGGCGCAACACAACCACAATAACAGTAAAAGGCTGATGCACTGGAACCCGTTCAAACGGAACCATTCTGCAAGTAGAGAAGGGAAGGACTTCTTCGAGAATGTTATACTCAGATAA
- the Rhp gene encoding rhophilin-2 isoform X3, producing MLKWVQRQSFRRQSNRHKEDSRPKIEGSDPRVATCRGKLQNRRSKLNQEINKELRLRAGAENLFKATTNKKLKETVALELSFVNSNLQLLKEQLAELNSSVELYQSDSTNAVMPMIPLGLKETKEIDFREPFKDFILEHYSEDANNYEDAIADFMDTRQAMRTPLRDSTGIGLLFRYYNQLYYVERRFFPPDRSLGIYFEWFDSLTGVPSCQRTVAFEKACVLFNMGAIYTQIGAKQDRSTAKGLDSAVDNFLRAAGTFRYIHENFTNAPSMDLGPEILEMLVQLMLAQARECLLEKLQLQSEENRSIDICLDLAQEAAELAECYAHVHELISHDSVHDYAPYSWISLTQVKREFYTSLAHCHVASGVLHKDAGKMSSTTKDTLQFLHVQSDSTQLDIRNPKDANERRLLGRAHLREALVLQEECQRQHRMCRELKGKHALAAVLRQSHKKALQGYTSTDTEDDFSDMLDPPKVQPATKFQLSLTPPDFAQFRVNDLFRGLGPIAIFSAKRHWSAPRLVQLHRGRTIDGFGFSVRGDAPVIVAIVEPGSLAEFGGVKEGDFIVSIGDKDVKWASHEELVSLIKNAGDSLSLKLVTPMDRNYLKTTKSNQSKGSVSTHSSSSGVSSGMSSPSGSMAQHNHNNSKRLMHWNPFKRNHSASREGKDFFENVILR from the exons ATGCTCAAGTGGGTGCAGAGGCAGAGCTTTCGGAGGCAGTCGAATCGCCACAAAGAAGACTCGAGACCGAAAATTGAG gGCTCCGACCCCCGCGTAGCCACCTGCAGAGGCAAACTCCAAAATCGACGCTCCAAACTAAATCAGGAGATCAACAAGGAGCTGCGCCTCAGAGCGGGTGCAGAGAATCTCTTCAAGGCGACCACTAACAAAAAACTCAAGGAAACTGTGGCTTTGGAGTTGAGTTTCGTCAACTCAAACCTGCAGTTGCTCAAGGAACAGTTGGCAGAGCTAAATTCCTCAGTGGAGCTGTACCAAAGCGACAG CACCAATGCGGTCATGCCGATGATCCCCTTAGGACTCAAAGAAACGAAGGAAATCGACTTTAGGGAACCCTTTAAGGACTTTATTTTGGAGCATTATAGTGAGGATGCTAATAACTACGAGGATGCCATAGCCGATTTCATGGACACGAGGCAGGCGATGAGGACGCCGTTAAGGGACTCTACAGGAATAG GACTTCTTTTCCGATATTACAACCAATTGTACTATGTAGAAAGAAGGTTTTTCCCTCCCGACCGATCTCTaggaatttattttgaatggtTTGATTCTCTCACCG GTGTTCCTTCGTGCCAAAGAACCGTGGCCTTCGAAAAGGCCTGCGTCCTTTTCAACATGGGTGCCATTTACACACAAATCGGGGCCAAACAGGATCGTTCAACGGCCAAAGGCCTCGATTCTGCAGTCGACAATTTCTTGAGAGCCGCAGGCacatttag GTATATCCACGAAAATTTCACCAACGCTCCTTCCATGGACTTGGGACCTGAGATTCTGGAGATGCTAGTTCAGCTCATGCTG GCTCAAGCGCGAGAGTGTCTTTTGGAAAAGCTGCAGTTGCAATCTGAAGAAAATAGGTCCATTGACATTTGCTTGGATTTGGCACAGGAGGCTGCAGAATTGGCTGAATGTTACGCGCATGTTCACGAACTGATTTCGCATGACTCAGTACATGATTATGCTCCCTACAG TTGGATATCTCTCACGCAAGTCAAAAGAGAATTTTACACGAGCCTGGCACACTGCCACGTGGCATCAGGGGTACTGCACAAAGACGCAGGAAAAATGTCCAGCACCACCAAAGACACTTTACAATTCCTGCACGTGCAAAGCGATTCCACGCAACTGGACATCAGAAACCCCAAAGACGCAAACGAAAGAAGACTGCTGG GTAGGGCTCACCTTCGGGAAGCCCTAGTCCTCCAAGAAGAGTGCCAAAGGCAGCATCGAATGTGCAGGGAGTTAAAGGGCAAACACGCTCTTGCTGCTGTATTAAGGCAATCCCACAAAAAGGCCCTACAAGGGTATACGTCTACAGATACTGAGGATGACTTTAGTGATATGTTGGATCCTCCTAAAGTACAAC CTGCAACGAAGTTCCAACTGTCCTTAACTCCTCCGGATTTTGCGCAGTTTAGAGTGAACGACTTATTTAGGGGCCTGGGGCCTATAGCTATATTCTCGGCAAAACGTCACTGGTCTGCTCCCAGGCTGGTCCAGCTGCATAGAGGAAGAACTATTGATGGTTTTGGATTTTCTGTGCGTGGAGACGCTCCAGTTATCGTCGCAATTGTTGAACCTGGATCTTTAGCTGAG tTTGGAGGTGTGAAAGAAGGGGATTTTATTGTGAGTATCGGGGACAAGGACGTGAAATGGGCCAGCCACGAAGAGCTAGTCTCCTTGATTAAGAATGCCGGCGACTCTTTAAGCCTCAAGCTGGTAACTCCCATGGATAGAAACTATTTAAAG ACTACAAAATCCAATCAATCTAAGGGGTCCGTGTCCACGCATAGCAGCTCCAGTGGCGTCTCCAGCGGAATGTCCAGTCCTTCCGGGTCAATGGCGCAACACAACCACAATAACAGTAAAAGGCTGATGCACTGGAACCCGTTCAAACGGAACCATTCTGCAAGTAGAGAAGGGAAGGACTTCTTCGAGAATGTTATACTCAGATAA